One window of the Bradyrhizobium sp. NP1 genome contains the following:
- a CDS encoding ATP-binding protein, with protein MRRGAGYRPWSLPRLFEPFYTTKPDRMGMGLSICRSIIEPHGGASRGALSFSLRSALTEPPSVIDVAYWPIATDLAGLAQVSFRRQS; from the coding sequence GTGCGTCGCGGTGCGGGATACCGGCCATGGAGCCTGCCGCGTCTCTTTGAACCCTTCTACACGACGAAGCCCGACCGCATGGGCATGGGCCTCTCGATCTGCCGCTCGATTATCGAACCCCATGGTGGTGCGAGCCGCGGGGCGCTCTCTTTCAGTTTACGATCCGCGCTGACTGAGCCGCCATCCGTGATCGATGTCGCTTATTGGCCCATCGCGACGGATTTGGCAGGTCTCGCTCAGGTCTCCTTTCGCAGGCAGAGCTGA
- a CDS encoding GAF domain-containing protein, with the protein MNEKDLPGGRAMWHLIRSRSELQRQVTELVEQQAAISEVLRAVANSPHDLQPILDTILINAARLCRTTFGGFVLFEGKDYRTVARIGPNPVYAERRPLGSYDQYAGNPLLVQLNESRSPVHIADLAADQAYLRRNPLVVDLVELAHVRTCLLLPLLKDDELIGALGMTREQVQPFTDRQIDLVRDFAAQATIALESTRRERQYREMQSELAHANRVATMGQLTASIAHEVKQPIATVRMNAAAALRFLDKSPPDVAEVREALTCIVNDADRTSDIVDRIGSLIKKAPPGRRSWTSMRRSWR; encoded by the coding sequence ATGAACGAGAAAGACCTGCCGGGAGGAAGAGCCATGTGGCACCTCATTCGGTCCCGCTCCGAGCTGCAAAGGCAAGTAACCGAACTCGTTGAACAGCAGGCGGCAATCTCGGAGGTGCTGCGCGCCGTTGCGAACTCGCCCCACGACTTGCAGCCAATCTTGGACACGATCCTCATCAATGCCGCGCGCCTCTGCCGAACCACGTTCGGCGGTTTCGTCCTCTTCGAGGGAAAAGACTATCGGACAGTTGCGCGAATAGGTCCGAACCCGGTTTATGCCGAGCGGAGGCCGTTAGGCTCGTACGACCAGTACGCGGGCAATCCCCTCCTCGTGCAACTCAACGAAAGCAGGTCGCCAGTCCACATTGCTGACTTGGCAGCCGATCAGGCTTATCTTCGGCGCAACCCTCTCGTCGTGGATCTGGTCGAATTGGCGCACGTTCGGACGTGCCTGCTCCTGCCTTTGCTCAAGGACGATGAGCTAATCGGGGCGCTCGGGATGACCCGCGAGCAGGTGCAGCCGTTCACGGACAGACAGATTGACTTGGTTAGGGACTTCGCTGCGCAAGCCACCATTGCCTTGGAGAGCACCCGTCGCGAGCGGCAATATCGCGAGATGCAGAGCGAACTGGCGCATGCCAACCGCGTCGCTACCATGGGCCAGCTCACCGCCTCGATTGCTCATGAAGTCAAGCAGCCCATTGCGACGGTACGCATGAACGCCGCTGCTGCACTGCGGTTTTTAGACAAAAGCCCACCCGATGTGGCGGAGGTGAGGGAGGCGCTCACCTGCATTGTGAACGACGCCGATCGAACCAGCGACATCGTCGACCGGATCGGGTCTCTCATCAAAAAAGCGCCACCCGGAAGGAGGTCGTGGACCTCAATGCGGCGATCCTGGAGGTGA